The Juglans regia cultivar Chandler chromosome 1, Walnut 2.0, whole genome shotgun sequence nucleotide sequence gagttgagttaagataataaaatattgttagaatattatttattattattattattattttaaaatttgaaaaagttgaattgtttattatattttgtgttgaaatttgaaaaagttgtaatgatgagttgagatgaattgagagaaatTGTGGTTTCAAACGAAGCCTGGTTcctcaaatactctcaactcatcattacaactttttcaaattctaatacaaaatataataaacaattcaattttttcaaatctcaaaataataataatattaaaaaataatattctaataatattttatcatctcaactcaactcacttcaacatccaaacgcaacctaacaCGTTACtgaataggaaaatgctagagctcccgctgggggctcccgctgggggctcccgctggagctccagtgtatttttttatgtgtattttttaattctttttttttatgtagatgtttttaatgattttaaatatttttaaaaaataaaaaaaaattataatattattaaataatacttgcttaatcacgaagtaaaatataaaatatttttatatgattttttattttacttcttgattaagtaagtattttttaataatttttttttacttcttgattaagaaagtgtttttaataatgttctaaattcattttattttttaaaaaatattaaaaaatattaaaaaaaattatataaaaaacaacttaaaaaaaaacacatacaaaaataaactacagccccagcgggggctgtagcacgatcctacTGAATAACACGTGTTAGGTTATACGCTTAAGAGAATCGATCGGCAAAACAAAAcgtacaagaaaaagaaaattaattagatgagGATTTCGGAAGTTTGATTGAGGCAGCATCTCCATGCTGAACAAAGCTGCAACTTGCAAATGATGTCAATATTCTACGAATCTACGgatctaattaatttagaaCTTAGGCCAGCCCGTCACGTCAAAGTAAATTCTCTTTGTCGAGACTCAAAACTAATCGGTGTGTTCAGACCTCAAACACTGCCAAAACTAATCTTATAGTGTTTGGAAGTAGAGGGAAGTTTAGCATAAAACGAGCCTGAGTAATTAGCGAATGTAATATGGAAGCAATCGGAAGCAACTAGCCTGCGCTGCTCAAAACTTGCTTTTTCAGGGGAAACGACAGTACTAGAGAAAGTGCATAATCGcgtaattgaaaaaatgaacGACGCAATTTTAGAATCTGGCCGAGTTCATGGAAAAGCTTAAGGAATTGGAAAAGCGGCTAATCCAGGCGCTGAAACCTTGACGTTCTCAAAATAATGTAAGAGAAAAACTActaaaaaagatagaaaaaactatatatttgtcttttgttgtttctttttaattttagcCGCCATAACATTTCTATGTCATAGAGTATGATCGctatatgtaaataaataaataaatattcgcctttttttgtttcttaacGTTGTGGCGAAAGCAACCTCAACTCATACATGAGCCCCAGCTAAGATTGCCTTGGCCATCTCTATAAGATGAAGAAATAACATCCCAGCAGATACAGGAACACTCAACGTAACGACTGCAGCCATCCCCAGCGCCAAACTTGGCCTAATACTCATCAAATAAGACTGCAACTGCCCTATTACTTCGCAAACATCCTCATCGTAATGCGTATAATATTGCTTCTCCCACTCCATCCAGTTCGATGGTGGCTCGGCCTGACTCGTCTCTGAAATCTTCATCTCCCTAATGCGCATTCGCAGCACGATCATGTTCTCGTCCACGAGCCTACCCCCAGAATCTCGTCCATTTCTTTCTCTACCTGCATTCACAGTCAGCCCAACGTGTTTTCTCCGGCAATTAAGTGATGGCAACGACATAATAGGCCGCCACGGAAGCAGGGCGGCGGCGGATGAAAGTCTGGTTGCTTCCATTGATGCAGTTTCtagcagctatatatatagtagcgaTCGATCGAGCTAACTCAAGCAAATTAATCAGCTTGTATGATTGCGAAATATATGAAGTTGTTAAATTTTCTTTGGCTAATGAAGCAAATATATACCATATGGGAAACTAAGCGTGAAATTAAAGGAAGGAACATACTTACAGATCACGTACAAGGTGGGATATTGGAGATCGATCAGAGGTTACGTGACAAAACATAAGACGTTTAGATTCTTATCGAGGAAGCTTCTATATTGTCTAAACCGTGTGGATAGAATGACGTGAAGTGGCATAAATGCCAACGCGTCTTACTGTGTCGTACCGTGTGGTACGTGTGTTCTTGTATACAGCTTGGAGATGCGCGAAGGTTCAGTTAATTAAGgaacaataaattaatattgtgataTTATCTAATTGGGCCACAACTTTGTCGTAATTAAATAAGTTAGGTGTATGACATGAAATTAAAGGGAAGAACCTAATAATAAACGAGCTAGCATCGATAGTCACACATGATCTGATAACTTTTTGAAGTTGCGCGCGTTGAAGACACTGAATTGGGACTCGATCATACGATGATCAGTACTTTCCGTGTGGGGTCTAAGAACTCCTTAATTAGCATATAATACCATCACTTtccttaaaaaaagaaaaaaaaaaaaaccatcactTTCATTGGCGGTTTCCAAATTAAACATACTACAAATAAAAACATACGAAAAAAATTGGTTGAAGTAGGTTCGTTCTATGCAattctttttagttttcttattGGATCTCCCGGGTCCACGACCGTACAGTAAGAATGAATTTATCCATAATGTTAgcctcttgttttttttaatattattagcgCGCTCTTCgtttttatatatctctttatacATATAAAGTATGTACCAGACGAATAAGAGAtggaaattcttattttaacattttttttttgttaaagttaATGGAAACAATCTCGCCTTttgttcctctctctttctccaacTTTTTGTATGTGCGTGTGTATAATGGCCTTGtaggaaaagaataaaaaataatacaaaaaatataactttattaaaaaaaaatgataatcccAAGGTTTTTAATGCCGTTTGGAAGATCGTTTAGTTAAAGCActgcaataaaatattttggtatcaatattattttgatatagcttatatataaataaataaattatatatgtataaattattttttaaaataacgtCATTGcaagtcttaaaaaattaaaacacatatttataaaactcaataatacttctaagttctcaattcaattattaaaaaaaataatcacttatTTTCATCACGAAAATGAGAGTAgggtttaattttaattctcgagaaaatggaattaaaaaagtaaagtcAAGAAAATAGTCTTAACAAGTGAGAAATaaagtgaaaattatgaaaatacactaaaaatacaaaattttgacTGGTACATTGAAAACTGGCCGGTATTGACCAAAATGCATCGAAATGATTGATATTTAATTTGGTATGAAACACCTATCTTTCTTGCACTGATTACTATTTCAACACAATAAATACCGGCCGGTTTGGCACGGTATTCAAAACCttgatatttgttgttaaaAGTTACGAGCTGCAACATGGACTGACCTATATTTTCAAGAAGAAATTGTCAATTTAAAGATGATGAGTTGTCAAATTCTTAGAAGATGGTCTAAAATTAATACCTTGATAATATTCGTAAGTATCTGTAGAACTACGCATATGTGCCTTGTAATTGTACATCcgactaatttaaaaattaatgtctTTTCAAGCAAGTATGTCGTGATCTTTATTTCGAGCCTTAAATTAAGGTCTCCTCTTTCAAATCcgaaatttaaattgttttttgacATCTTCAACACaatatatcttatattattcGGGTAGTGACTTAAAacatgatattatttaataattaaattttttctttttttggcaatattttcatagtgaaaattttcatttttaatgtgGAGTAGTTAGGcctggtttagatagtgagatgagatgagattatctgtaaatagtagtaaattgatttacgaattgtaataaaatagtttgagttaaaatgtttatagaattttgaaaaatgagagaaaacaattgaataaaaatattatagagttaaaatattgttagaatataatttttgttttagtatttaaaaaagataaattaattttttgtgttttatttgaaggtttgacaaagttgtaatgattaaatagtgattagatgaaaaaataaaaaatttgaaattaaaaactgtttacgtttagatattaagataaaacGAGATGAAATTATTGGAGTGTATAACTATCCAaatcataaatttcacaacttagtaATCATAAGTACCGAAATTTTATAAACAGAACCACAACAGTGAAATATCCTCAATGAGGTTATACAGTTATCTAGCAAAATATAATACAGAgccaaaatatataggaaaaaggataaataaatctcatttagCCCAAAACACGCAATTAAATACCATCATCTTGATAATGCAAACTCAATCATCTTGTTAAAGAACTGATTGTagtagttaatttgtttgttaaagttcatttgtaatattctattaattatattacttgtataaaagttgaagtAATATTTTCTAAGTTATATATGTcatcaactatttttacaaattttgtaaaaaaaacatatcatttttgtaaaataactgtTTAATCTAACTAGGCAAACGTGATTTGCACGTTACTTTGAcctagtataatattatatgcatattcaaatcatctatatatgtatgaattaatttttaagcATAAGATTAaccagtactactactagtaCTAAATCtatattgctatatatatatatatatatttgatgccTGAAAAAAGCTCAACTCATCTAGCACCATATATTGAATCATGTAAAAACTAAGACATTAATTCCAATGCATGATCAAgttaataatattctaagaGTATTGGCATTAGGCTCATCAAATGagttcaattttcaaaatttgatgaattcatgtTTAAAATCACTGCATTAGATTCACTTAAcactaaaatctgaaactttgaaTTACAGTGCATTccaatttatctttaaatttgaagttttacaattcacactctataaccattattttatttacttaaattaatgtttcccaattttgagccacaatatatttaagttggaaaacaataatttaagtatcaaattaaattattaattaacttatagttagtgtaattgtaaaatatgaaaaaataaaaatattattattaaaaaatattattatattattattttagattttatattattattttgatgaattcaatggctaa carries:
- the LOC108988000 gene encoding uncharacterized protein LOC108988000; translation: MEATRLSSAAALLPWRPIMSLPSLNCRRKHVGLTVNAGRERNGRDSGGRLVDENMIVLRMRIREMKISETSQAEPPSNWMEWEKQYYTHYDEDVCEVIGQLQSYLMSIRPSLALGMAAVVTLSVPVSAGMLFLHLIEMAKAILAGAHV